A region of Lacinutrix sp. Hel_I_90 DNA encodes the following proteins:
- a CDS encoding HupE/UreJ family protein, with protein sequence MKIKKIYAFLILFLCGAFGSMAYAHGVDEDTQTFLLGNSGVAFGPFLYIGAKHMITGYDHLLFLVGVIFFLYKPKEVLLYVSFFTIGHSTTLLLGVLADININAYLIDAIIALSIVYKGFDNLGGFKRFFGKQPNTKAAVLIFGLFHGFGLASKLQEFKFDKDGLFTNLIGFNIGVEIGQFIALAVVLILITIWRRQPSFMKFSTITNTALMAAGFLLLGFQLTGYFTS encoded by the coding sequence ATGAAAATCAAAAAAATATATGCCTTTCTCATTCTTTTTCTATGTGGAGCATTTGGTTCAATGGCGTATGCTCACGGAGTAGATGAAGACACACAAACATTTTTATTAGGAAACAGTGGCGTGGCATTCGGCCCCTTTCTTTATATAGGAGCTAAACATATGATTACAGGTTATGACCATCTGTTATTTTTGGTCGGCGTTATTTTCTTCCTGTATAAACCGAAAGAAGTGCTTTTATATGTTAGCTTTTTTACCATTGGCCATAGTACAACGTTACTGTTAGGTGTTTTAGCCGATATAAATATTAATGCATATTTAATAGATGCTATCATTGCGCTATCCATTGTTTATAAAGGATTCGACAATTTGGGTGGCTTTAAACGTTTCTTTGGCAAACAACCTAACACGAAAGCAGCAGTTTTGATATTCGGTCTGTTTCACGGTTTTGGTCTTGCCAGTAAACTGCAAGAATTTAAATTTGATAAAGACGGCCTTTTTACTAATCTAATTGGTTTCAATATAGGTGTAGAAATAGGACAATTTATTGCTTTGGCAGTTGTGTTAATCCTTATTACAATTTGGAGAAGACAACCCAGTTTTATGAAATTTTCAACAATTACAAATACAGCACTTATGGCAGCAGGGTTTTTATTGCTCGGCTTCCAATTAACAGGCTATTTTACATCTTAA
- a CDS encoding CusA/CzcA family heavy metal efflux RND transporter — translation MLDKIIAFSINNKLVIGLFTLALIGWGTYSLTQLPIDAVPDITDNQVMVITISPTLAAQEVEQLVTFPVEQTMVSIPGIKDMRSFSRFGLSIVTIVFEESVDLYWARQQVQERLTQAAKDIPEGIGKPEMGPVTTGLGEIYQYVIHTEKGYEDKYDATELRTIQDWIIKRQLLGTPGVAEVSGFGGLVKQYEIAIDPDKLQSMNVTIEDIFTALEKNNQNTGGAYIDKGPNAYFIRSEGLVNNLQELEKIAVKVNNGTPVLVRDVAKVQFGHGVRYGAATRNGEGEVVTGIVMMLKGANSSAVINDVKAKIEQIKETLPEGVTIEPYLDRKGLVDRAIGTVTTNLTEGALIVIFVLILFLGNLRGGLIVASVIPLSMLFAIAMMNLFGVSGNLMSLGAIDFGLIVDGAVIVVESVMFGIHTSKKKYAGVEKLTSKQMDSEVKLSAGKMMNSAAFGQIIILIVYVPILALSGVAGKMFHPMAQTVMFAILGALILSLTYVPMMSALALGRKTEHKRNFSDKMMDFFQRMYQPILEAALRTKLLVLGLAIGFFVITLIVFANMGGEFIPQLDEGDFAVETRVPVGSSIDQMIDVSQKAQTILLREYPDEVKQVVNKIGSGEIPTDPMPIEAGDMMVILSPKAEWTKASGREELAAVMKESLSIIPNATFSFQQPIQMRFNELLTGAKQDVVIKIYGEDLNVLSDLAGNVGSKIKSVEGVEDLYVEEVTGLPQINIQMNRDKISQYGMNIEDVNNAIETAFAGTSAGLVYEGERRFDLVVRLDKNYRTDITDVQNLYVSTPQGNQIPLSQVANISFEPGPVQIQRDNAKRRIIVGFNVRDRDVQSIIEDIKQIMNSKVDMPAGYYVTYGGQFQNLQEANQRLMIALPVALLLILVLLYFTFGSMKQSLLIFTAIPLSAIGGVFALIIRDLPFSISAGIGFIALFGVAVLNGIVLVAEFNRLDKEGVSDIYERVIKGTRVRLRPVLMTATVAALGFLPMALSNSSGAEVQRPLATVVIGGLITATALTLIVLPVLYIYFTEGKVKLNLGRKKIATTLIVIGGLFFPAMQLQAQETSMVQEREVTLQQAIEMALQNNNRIKIAQYEIEVEEKGKYGAITIPRTEFTYQNGEFNTPTVKDNQYGVTQRINFPTVYTSQFKLAKARVSSSEQLKVIEENDLIADVKAAYFRVVFLMQNKQLLQRQDSLYGNLNRSSSMRYESGESTKLESVTSATQSMQIKNKLQQNEADMRIAKKRLQVVLNTNDDIRITDSELVRREIDLDIENQSVEQSPFYVYLKQQLELRKRETNVERNKVLPDIMFGYNSQTFIGAQNSGIANQNFSDNDRFSFFQLGISIPLFPGGHRAKIQTAKIEEYIVQSQIELNKTQLQGELQNLLQEYYKLQGTLDYYQNEALPQAELIIDNSEKSFKSGDVSYTQYLQNLTLANSIQTEYLNTLYQYNQSIIVIEALLGL, via the coding sequence ATGTTAGACAAAATCATTGCATTTTCGATAAACAATAAACTTGTTATCGGATTATTTACGCTGGCTCTAATTGGATGGGGCACATATTCGCTAACACAGCTACCCATTGATGCAGTTCCAGACATCACAGACAATCAAGTTATGGTTATTACCATATCACCCACTTTAGCGGCACAAGAAGTAGAACAATTAGTTACGTTTCCAGTAGAACAAACAATGGTTAGTATTCCTGGTATTAAGGATATGCGTTCCTTTTCTCGATTCGGGCTTTCTATAGTAACTATTGTTTTTGAGGAAAGTGTCGATTTATATTGGGCAAGGCAACAAGTTCAAGAGCGATTAACGCAGGCTGCCAAAGATATTCCTGAAGGCATCGGAAAACCAGAAATGGGACCCGTAACTACTGGATTGGGTGAAATTTATCAATATGTAATTCACACCGAAAAAGGATATGAAGATAAATATGATGCCACCGAATTAAGAACTATACAGGATTGGATTATCAAAAGACAACTATTAGGAACACCAGGTGTTGCAGAAGTGAGTGGTTTTGGTGGTTTGGTCAAACAATATGAAATTGCCATAGACCCAGATAAACTTCAAAGTATGAATGTTACTATTGAAGATATTTTTACCGCTCTGGAAAAAAACAATCAAAACACGGGTGGCGCTTATATAGATAAAGGTCCTAATGCCTATTTTATTCGGAGCGAAGGACTTGTGAACAATTTACAAGAATTGGAAAAAATAGCTGTTAAAGTTAATAACGGAACACCAGTACTTGTAAGGGATGTTGCCAAAGTACAATTTGGTCACGGCGTGCGCTATGGAGCGGCTACGCGAAATGGAGAAGGCGAAGTTGTTACAGGAATTGTAATGATGCTAAAGGGAGCAAACTCTTCCGCAGTTATCAATGATGTAAAAGCTAAAATTGAACAGATTAAAGAAACTTTACCCGAAGGCGTAACCATTGAGCCCTATCTGGATAGGAAAGGTTTGGTGGACCGTGCAATAGGGACTGTAACAACTAATCTTACGGAAGGTGCTTTGATAGTAATTTTTGTACTAATCCTCTTTCTTGGAAATTTAAGAGGTGGTTTGATAGTGGCTTCGGTCATTCCGCTCTCAATGCTTTTCGCAATCGCGATGATGAACCTCTTTGGGGTATCTGGAAACCTAATGAGTTTGGGTGCCATAGATTTTGGTCTTATTGTAGATGGGGCGGTAATAGTTGTTGAATCTGTAATGTTTGGAATTCATACCAGTAAAAAGAAGTACGCAGGCGTTGAAAAGCTAACATCTAAACAAATGGATTCCGAGGTAAAATTATCTGCTGGGAAAATGATGAATTCCGCTGCTTTTGGACAAATCATTATATTAATTGTTTACGTGCCTATTTTGGCTTTGAGCGGGGTTGCAGGAAAAATGTTCCATCCAATGGCACAAACGGTAATGTTCGCTATTCTTGGAGCATTGATATTATCGCTTACCTATGTTCCAATGATGTCTGCCCTTGCACTGGGTCGCAAAACGGAACATAAACGGAATTTTTCCGATAAAATGATGGATTTCTTTCAGCGTATGTACCAACCTATTTTAGAAGCTGCCTTGCGCACAAAACTATTGGTACTTGGATTGGCAATAGGATTTTTTGTTATAACACTAATAGTTTTTGCCAATATGGGTGGTGAGTTTATTCCCCAATTAGACGAAGGGGATTTTGCGGTTGAAACACGAGTCCCTGTAGGAAGTTCCATCGACCAGATGATTGATGTTTCTCAAAAGGCGCAGACCATATTATTACGTGAATATCCAGATGAAGTGAAGCAAGTTGTAAACAAGATTGGTTCAGGGGAAATACCAACAGACCCTATGCCTATTGAAGCAGGAGATATGATGGTTATTTTAAGTCCAAAAGCGGAATGGACAAAAGCTAGCGGAAGAGAAGAACTGGCAGCAGTGATGAAAGAATCCCTTTCCATTATCCCGAATGCTACTTTTAGTTTTCAACAACCCATACAAATGCGTTTCAACGAGCTTTTGACAGGAGCAAAACAAGATGTTGTAATAAAAATTTATGGCGAAGACCTCAATGTACTTTCAGATTTGGCTGGTAATGTTGGGAGCAAAATAAAATCGGTAGAAGGAGTTGAAGATTTATATGTTGAAGAAGTGACTGGACTACCACAGATTAATATCCAAATGAACCGTGATAAGATTTCTCAATACGGAATGAACATCGAGGATGTAAACAATGCTATCGAAACTGCGTTTGCGGGTACTTCGGCAGGACTTGTTTATGAAGGGGAACGTAGATTTGACCTTGTTGTGCGGTTGGACAAGAACTATCGAACCGATATTACCGATGTACAAAATTTGTATGTGAGTACACCACAGGGAAATCAAATTCCATTAAGTCAGGTGGCGAACATTTCATTTGAACCAGGTCCTGTGCAAATTCAGCGTGACAATGCAAAGCGTCGAATTATTGTTGGCTTCAATGTACGTGACAGGGATGTACAAAGTATTATTGAGGACATTAAGCAAATTATGAATTCGAAGGTCGATATGCCAGCAGGTTACTATGTAACTTATGGCGGTCAATTTCAGAACTTGCAAGAAGCTAATCAACGTTTAATGATTGCTTTACCTGTCGCTTTGTTGCTGATTTTGGTGCTGCTTTATTTCACTTTTGGTTCAATGAAACAAAGTTTGCTCATTTTTACGGCAATCCCTTTATCAGCCATTGGTGGTGTTTTTGCACTAATCATAAGAGACTTACCTTTCAGTATTTCAGCTGGAATTGGATTTATTGCCCTATTTGGTGTGGCCGTTCTAAATGGAATCGTACTGGTGGCAGAATTCAACAGGCTTGATAAAGAAGGTGTAAGCGATATTTATGAACGCGTCATTAAAGGAACTCGTGTGAGATTGAGACCTGTGTTAATGACAGCTACCGTAGCTGCTTTAGGTTTTTTACCTATGGCATTGTCAAATTCATCAGGTGCAGAGGTACAGCGACCATTGGCTACCGTTGTTATTGGAGGATTGATTACGGCGACTGCATTAACACTTATTGTCTTGCCAGTCTTGTATATCTATTTTACTGAAGGAAAAGTAAAATTGAATTTAGGAAGAAAAAAAATAGCTACTACTTTAATCGTGATTGGCGGTCTATTCTTTCCAGCAATGCAGCTACAAGCACAAGAAACAAGTATGGTGCAAGAACGTGAAGTTACTTTGCAGCAGGCTATTGAAATGGCACTTCAGAACAATAACCGTATTAAGATTGCTCAATATGAAATAGAGGTTGAAGAAAAAGGGAAATACGGTGCTATAACTATTCCGAGAACTGAATTTACATATCAAAATGGCGAATTTAATACGCCTACGGTAAAGGATAACCAATACGGAGTTACACAGCGAATCAATTTTCCAACAGTTTATACCAGTCAGTTTAAACTCGCAAAAGCAAGAGTTAGTAGCAGTGAGCAACTAAAGGTTATAGAAGAAAATGACCTGATTGCGGATGTTAAAGCTGCCTATTTCAGAGTTGTGTTTTTAATGCAGAATAAACAATTGTTGCAGCGTCAAGATAGTCTATATGGCAATCTCAACCGTTCAAGTTCGATGCGTTATGAATCTGGCGAATCCACAAAATTGGAAAGTGTAACCTCGGCAACGCAATCGATGCAAATAAAAAACAAGCTTCAACAAAACGAAGCCGATATGAGAATCGCTAAAAAGCGGCTTCAGGTAGTTTTGAACACAAACGATGACATTCGCATTACAGATAGTGAACTGGTTCGTCGTGAGATAGATTTAGATATTGAAAACCAGTCTGTGGAGCAAAGTCCGTTTTACGTTTATTTAAAACAACAGTTGGAATTAAGGAAAAGGGAGACCAATGTAGAAAGGAATAAAGTGTTACCCGATATTATGTTCGGTTATAATAGCCAAACATTTATTGGGGCTCAAAATAGCGGTATAGCAAACCAAAATTTTAGTGACAATGACCGATTTTCATTCTTTCAGTTAGGTATTTCAATTCCTCTTTTTCCTGGTGGACATCGTGCCAAAATTCAAACTGCCAAAATCGAAGAGTACATCGTCCAATCTCAAATTGAGTTAAATAAGACGCAATTACAAGGGGAACTACAAAATTTATTGCAAGAATATTACAAACTTCAAGGTACTTTAGATTACTATCAAAATGAAGCTCTGCCACAAGCGGAACTTATCATTGATAATTCAGAAAAGAGCTTTAAAAGCGGTGATGTTTCCTATACGCAATACTTGCAAAACCTCACTTTGGCGAACAGTATTCAAACAGAGTATCTAAACACACTATATCAATATAACCAGTCCATCATAGTAATCGAAGCCTTATTGGGCTTGTAA
- a CDS encoding efflux RND transporter periplasmic adaptor subunit, protein MKIKFNTKISLLILSTLFMVACGNKDSEKMESSEESSMKEEQPVSTGIKQITFTKDQYNLAGIETGAIEMRNLSNIIKLNGTIDVEPESMASVSAPLGGYLKTAGRLPGEAIQKGQVLATIENPEFIQIQQGYLESLSRLQFLEEEFNRQKKLREEDINSAKTFQQVSSDYKITQGRVKAYEQQLALAGISRSSVQNGNITRTANLYAPISGFIKASNVNIGDYVSPQDVLFELVDLNDIHLALNAFERDLEKLEIGQTVKFSLSDDNTFNRTAEIFLIGKATGNDRMTPVYSHLNKEDKKGLLPGMYVKAWVESGTNKQNAIPSEALVQYEGKDFVVLQTEETEGGYTFKLEQVKKGIEQEGYTAITFADGATVQNFKPVVKNAYSILSALRNSEEEE, encoded by the coding sequence ATGAAAATTAAATTCAATACAAAAATTTCGCTGCTCATTTTATCCACCCTATTTATGGTGGCTTGTGGCAATAAGGATTCCGAAAAAATGGAATCTTCCGAAGAATCTTCGATGAAAGAAGAACAACCAGTTTCAACTGGAATCAAACAAATCACTTTTACCAAAGACCAATACAATCTCGCCGGAATTGAAACCGGTGCGATTGAAATGCGGAATTTAAGTAATATCATAAAACTAAATGGAACCATAGATGTTGAGCCTGAAAGTATGGCTTCTGTATCTGCACCTTTAGGAGGTTATTTAAAAACGGCTGGCAGGTTGCCCGGTGAAGCAATTCAAAAAGGGCAAGTCTTGGCAACCATTGAGAATCCTGAATTTATCCAAATCCAACAGGGCTATTTGGAAAGTTTAAGCAGACTTCAATTTCTTGAAGAGGAATTTAATCGACAAAAAAAATTGAGAGAGGAGGACATCAATTCTGCAAAAACATTTCAGCAGGTTTCTTCGGATTATAAAATAACACAAGGAAGAGTGAAGGCATACGAACAGCAGCTTGCGCTTGCGGGAATAAGTAGAAGTTCTGTCCAAAATGGCAATATAACACGAACCGCAAATCTTTATGCACCAATTTCAGGTTTTATAAAAGCGAGTAATGTAAATATCGGTGATTATGTTTCCCCACAGGATGTGCTATTTGAACTGGTCGATTTAAACGATATTCATTTGGCATTGAATGCCTTTGAGAGAGATTTAGAAAAGTTAGAGATTGGCCAAACCGTTAAATTTTCGCTTTCTGATGACAATACCTTCAATCGTACTGCCGAGATTTTCTTAATTGGAAAAGCGACTGGTAATGACCGTATGACGCCAGTTTATAGCCATTTAAACAAAGAAGACAAAAAAGGATTATTACCAGGAATGTACGTAAAGGCTTGGGTAGAAAGCGGCACAAATAAGCAAAATGCAATCCCTTCAGAAGCTTTAGTTCAATATGAAGGAAAAGATTTTGTAGTTCTTCAAACCGAAGAAACCGAAGGTGGTTATACATTCAAATTAGAACAGGTTAAAAAAGGAATTGAGCAGGAAGGGTACACGGCTATAACATTTGCTGATGGTGCTACTGTTCAAAATTTTAAACCTGTTGTTAAAAACGCATATTCCATCTTGTCTGCATTAAGAAATTCTGAAGAGGAAGAATAA
- a CDS encoding transposase produces MGHFYGVNGKKLGRQYKDHLSDFKDWKQKSHAKEWLIFPENIGSYLSIDETALSKGELYTIITNKKAKGKKGSIVAIFAGTKVEPIIEQLLKISAKKRARVKEITLDMANSMKTIAKKCFPKAIQVTDRFHVQKLALEALQDIRIKHRWDAIDLENELIKQAKLTNKNYNLQVFSKGDTRKQLLARSRYLLYKAPSNWTESQYLRSKIVFSEYPDIKTAFDLVQGLRHIFYSAKSIKIAYTKLAHWYREVEESGFRAFNTIANTIHINYRSILNYFINRSTNASAESFNAKIKAFRAQFRGVKNVEFFLYRLTTIFA; encoded by the coding sequence ATTGGTCATTTTTATGGTGTTAATGGAAAGAAACTTGGGCGACAATATAAAGACCATCTAAGCGACTTCAAAGACTGGAAGCAAAAGTCCCACGCTAAAGAGTGGCTTATCTTTCCAGAGAATATAGGAAGTTATTTATCTATTGACGAAACAGCTTTGTCTAAGGGAGAACTCTATACAATCATTACTAACAAAAAAGCGAAAGGTAAAAAAGGAAGTATTGTTGCCATCTTCGCAGGAACCAAGGTGGAGCCCATTATAGAACAACTATTGAAGATCTCTGCTAAGAAAAGAGCTAGAGTTAAAGAGATTACACTGGATATGGCAAATTCAATGAAAACGATAGCTAAGAAATGCTTCCCTAAAGCCATACAAGTTACAGACCGTTTCCATGTACAGAAACTAGCCCTTGAAGCATTGCAAGATATTAGAATTAAACACAGATGGGACGCCATAGATTTAGAAAACGAACTAATAAAACAGGCTAAGCTCACAAATAAAAATTATAATTTACAAGTATTTAGTAAGGGAGATACAAGAAAACAATTACTAGCAAGAAGTAGATACTTACTCTACAAAGCACCGTCTAATTGGACAGAAAGCCAGTACCTAAGAAGCAAAATAGTGTTTAGTGAATATCCAGATATTAAAACCGCTTTTGATTTAGTTCAAGGACTTAGGCATATCTTTTACTCAGCAAAATCAATAAAGATAGCGTATACCAAACTTGCACATTGGTACAGGGAGGTAGAAGAATCTGGATTTAGAGCATTCAATACAATTGCAAATACAATACATATAAACTATCGCTCTATCTTAAACTATTTTATCAATCGAAGCACCAACGCTTCTGCAGAATCTTTCAATGCTAAAATAAAAGCCTTCAGAGCGCAGTTTAGAGGTGTAAAAAATGTAGAATTTTTTCTTTATAGATTAACCACAATTTTTGCATAA
- a CDS encoding LysR family transcriptional regulator yields the protein MNYTLHQLHIFLKIAELKSITKTSEALHLTQPAVSIQLKNFQNQFPIPLTEVVGRQLYVTDFGMEIAHAAEKILNEVHAINYKTLAYEGQLSGRLKLSVVSTGKYVMPYFLSDFMRQNEGVDLIMDVTNKSQVVESLELNEVDFALVSVLPKKLKVNKVSLMQNKLFFIASGGLEVKKNLSKRKLFEEHPLIYREHGSATRSAMESFLSKNKFSVRKKIELTSNEAVKQAVLSGLGCSIMPLIGIGNELKKKDLQIIPVKGLPINTVWNLIWLKSKKMSPTALAYLNFITKEKDRIINEKFSWTNIGSISKVVCELI from the coding sequence ATGAATTACACACTCCACCAACTACATATATTTCTCAAAATAGCTGAATTAAAAAGCATTACTAAGACTTCAGAAGCATTACACTTAACACAACCAGCGGTATCGATACAGCTTAAAAATTTTCAAAATCAGTTCCCGATTCCACTTACTGAAGTGGTAGGAAGACAGTTATATGTTACAGATTTCGGAATGGAAATTGCGCATGCCGCAGAAAAAATTCTGAATGAAGTTCATGCGATTAATTATAAAACATTAGCCTACGAAGGGCAACTTTCAGGTCGGCTTAAACTTTCAGTAGTTTCCACTGGCAAATATGTGATGCCCTATTTTTTGTCAGATTTCATGAGACAAAACGAAGGTGTCGATCTCATTATGGATGTAACCAATAAGTCCCAAGTGGTCGAAAGTTTAGAACTAAATGAAGTCGATTTTGCGCTGGTATCAGTCTTACCAAAGAAATTAAAAGTCAATAAAGTATCCCTAATGCAGAACAAACTTTTCTTTATTGCCAGTGGTGGATTGGAAGTAAAAAAAAATCTTTCGAAGAGAAAACTTTTTGAAGAACACCCGCTAATCTATAGAGAACATGGATCTGCCACCAGAAGCGCGATGGAGTCTTTTCTCTCAAAAAACAAATTTTCAGTGCGGAAAAAAATTGAACTAACCTCCAATGAAGCTGTTAAACAGGCTGTACTATCCGGATTAGGGTGTTCTATCATGCCACTTATAGGTATTGGTAATGAACTCAAAAAAAAGGATTTACAAATTATCCCCGTTAAAGGATTACCAATAAATACGGTATGGAATTTAATCTGGTTGAAATCAAAAAAGATGTCACCAACGGCGTTGGCTTATTTAAATTTTATAACTAAAGAAAAGGATCGCATTATAAATGAAAAATTCTCTTGGACTAATATAGGATCAATCTCAAAAGTTGTGTGTGAATTAATATAG
- a CDS encoding transposase family protein, with amino-acid sequence MDHYRELLKLILPEFLINHFDLVNNTKNGEVMHLYFEERNVTPKEEAKRILIAHGFHKEVTIQDFPLRGNTVYLHVKRRRWLDKTTKQVVQRDWNLVAQGTRMTNEFAAFLKEISQY; translated from the coding sequence TTGGACCATTATCGAGAACTACTTAAACTTATCCTTCCAGAATTTCTGATTAATCACTTCGATTTAGTTAACAACACTAAAAATGGCGAAGTCATGCATCTTTATTTTGAAGAACGAAATGTAACTCCTAAAGAAGAAGCTAAGCGTATATTAATCGCTCATGGATTCCATAAAGAAGTGACTATTCAAGACTTTCCTCTTAGGGGAAACACAGTGTATCTGCACGTGAAACGGCGTAGATGGCTAGACAAGACCACCAAGCAAGTGGTGCAGAGAGACTGGAATTTAGTAGCACAGGGAACACGTATGACCAACGAGTTCGCTGCTTTTTTAAAAGAAATTAGTCAATACTAG
- a CDS encoding proton-conducting transporter membrane subunit, with protein sequence MTLKTNLDSNSAQWAAEDVENIRKPMVWQLVTSLLWLLFGANLVFLILNFSTLPEWGWGGLFRINGFTILIWTTVTFFSAIVSSYAGNYLMGFRLHSRFMILCLGFTLSVMLLVMSNHIILLLFSWLIMGVFMSRLIGIDKTWGEAREASKFTQKYFLTGAFFLTVGLLLLAFNSNEFTVSGLTSVVDELPLYITLPSALCVIAAAIVQSAIYPFHRWLLSAMTAPTPASALMHAGFVNGAGILLALFATLLFASNTLTILFVIGGLTAIIAQFTKLLQVNVKQKLACSTIAQMGFMIMQCGLGFFNAAVVHLILHGFYKAYLFLSSGEEIAQTTPKKAILLKIKPLQALVVLLFGSLGAILFAFWTGKEMQMNSGVFLTLIVAITVGQATYNIVKEYSLSILQKMIVLPILFTSGIGIYALMYNGVTMLMSDMPMIAKPLPLSWPQIIFGVIFLVGFFIMKLGVYQKLPWLYVKLMNISQPYKNSVLMYKSKAI encoded by the coding sequence ATGACTCTTAAAACTAATTTAGATTCAAACTCAGCCCAATGGGCCGCAGAAGACGTTGAAAACATTAGGAAGCCAATGGTTTGGCAGCTAGTGACTTCTTTGTTGTGGCTTTTGTTTGGCGCAAACTTGGTATTCCTTATTCTTAATTTTTCTACCCTACCAGAATGGGGTTGGGGCGGTCTTTTTCGAATCAATGGTTTTACTATTTTAATCTGGACGACCGTTACCTTTTTTAGTGCTATTGTAAGCAGTTACGCAGGCAACTATCTCATGGGGTTTAGGCTTCACTCTCGATTTATGATCCTTTGTTTGGGTTTTACCTTATCGGTAATGCTCTTGGTCATGTCTAATCATATCATTCTCTTGCTATTTAGCTGGTTGATTATGGGGGTTTTTATGTCAAGATTGATTGGTATCGATAAGACTTGGGGAGAAGCGCGGGAAGCTTCAAAATTTACTCAAAAATATTTTTTAACAGGGGCATTTTTTCTTACAGTTGGTCTATTACTACTGGCTTTTAATAGTAATGAATTTACAGTGAGCGGATTGACTTCTGTAGTTGATGAGTTGCCACTTTACATTACTTTACCTTCGGCATTGTGTGTAATTGCGGCAGCTATAGTTCAATCGGCAATCTATCCGTTTCATCGCTGGTTGCTTTCTGCAATGACAGCACCAACACCTGCCTCTGCGCTCATGCATGCAGGTTTCGTTAATGGTGCCGGAATTTTGTTGGCTTTGTTTGCCACCTTATTGTTCGCTTCAAATACATTAACCATCTTATTTGTTATTGGAGGTCTTACAGCAATTATCGCGCAGTTTACTAAGTTACTTCAAGTGAATGTAAAGCAAAAACTGGCGTGCTCCACTATTGCCCAAATGGGTTTTATGATTATGCAATGTGGTTTGGGCTTTTTCAATGCAGCCGTTGTTCATTTAATCCTTCACGGATTTTATAAAGCCTATTTATTTTTATCCTCAGGAGAGGAAATAGCGCAAACGACACCTAAAAAAGCAATTCTACTAAAAATTAAGCCACTTCAGGCACTTGTTGTGTTACTTTTCGGTAGCCTTGGGGCAATACTCTTCGCCTTTTGGACCGGAAAAGAAATGCAGATGAATAGTGGTGTGTTTTTAACACTCATAGTAGCGATCACTGTAGGTCAAGCTACGTACAACATTGTTAAAGAGTACAGTCTATCTATTTTGCAAAAAATGATTGTTTTGCCGATACTTTTTACTTCAGGGATAGGCATCTATGCGCTGATGTATAATGGTGTTACTATGTTGATGTCTGATATGCCCATGATTGCCAAACCACTGCCGTTATCTTGGCCACAAATTATCTTCGGAGTCATATTTTTGGTTGGATTTTTTATCATGAAATTAGGGGTTTATCAAAAACTTCCTTGGCTCTATGTCAAGTTGATGAACATTTCTCAACCTTATAAAAATTCAGTTTTAATGTATAAATCAAAAGCGATATGA
- a CDS encoding DUF932 domain-containing protein, producing the protein MYLNRLHQDEIFVSNEMKSLKNITGMDSRRGLENAIISNGKIVNVVSNSYGHIPNELFFKKAEQLLLDANLKYHKRTINRNDRSFITDFIIEDHNQFSLKNEQDKILPMLRFKNSYDGSEKTSGHFGFYREVCTNGLHVAQSEIAFSIKHSKNNTNLIMPKLNFLFEKFLDNEYYEITRKFREMEEIVLIDTKAFVKEILEKTKLFRYECSDKNDNPSKKSRELLDMIAEEGHDYYTTPTLWDGYNAFNWMLHNTLKKTFSQQEKLDKVLFDEIYAMA; encoded by the coding sequence ATGTATTTAAATCGTTTACACCAAGATGAAATTTTCGTTTCAAACGAAATGAAATCGTTAAAAAACATTACCGGAATGGATTCTCGAAGAGGACTTGAAAACGCTATTATTTCAAATGGAAAAATTGTGAATGTGGTCTCGAACAGTTATGGCCATATTCCAAATGAACTGTTTTTCAAAAAAGCCGAACAGCTATTACTGGATGCCAATCTGAAATATCATAAACGCACGATTAACAGAAATGACAGGTCTTTCATTACCGACTTTATAATCGAGGACCATAATCAGTTTTCGTTGAAGAATGAACAGGATAAGATATTACCGATGTTGCGTTTCAAAAATTCCTATGACGGAAGCGAAAAGACTTCCGGGCATTTTGGATTTTATAGAGAAGTATGCACCAATGGCTTGCACGTTGCTCAATCAGAAATAGCATTTTCAATAAAGCACAGCAAAAACAATACAAATTTAATAATGCCGAAATTGAATTTTCTATTCGAGAAGTTCTTGGATAACGAATACTACGAAATCACAAGAAAATTCAGGGAAATGGAAGAAATCGTACTTATCGATACCAAAGCATTCGTAAAGGAAATATTGGAAAAAACGAAACTGTTCCGATATGAATGTAGCGACAAAAACGATAATCCTTCAAAGAAATCCAGGGAATTATTGGATATGATAGCCGAAGAAGGACACGATTATTATACAACGCCCACATTATGGGATGGGTATAACGCCTTTAATTGGATGCTTCACAATACCTTGAAAAAAACTTTTTCACAACAGGAAAAGTTGGACAAGGTATTGTTTGATGAAATTTATGCAATGGCTTAA